The Rhododendron vialii isolate Sample 1 chromosome 5a, ASM3025357v1 genome contains a region encoding:
- the LOC131327578 gene encoding uncharacterized protein LOC131327578, giving the protein MRDIDCVRRTNIRSLGAAMKVPKTTIHRLIKEGKIRPHSNALKPYLSEQAKKARLQFCLSMLEPNDDENQARKFKSMYNYVCIDEKWFYITKEVESYYLLPEGEEPHRTCKNKRFIPNVMFLAAIARPRFDADQNEEFSGWIGIFPFSKWPRSSAHETIFIQQDNAKLHIQPFDLQFVETATKDGFDIRFSNQPPSSLDMNVLDLGYFRAIQSLQHQEVPKTVDALVNAAEKSFEELLADSLNRVFVSLQACMVEVMKVHGVSNYKLPHNEKNQLIRSAMLPSQLECESGIVESALAHLQSLNQG; this is encoded by the exons ATGAGGGATATTGATTGTGTCCGGCGAACAAACATCCGGTCATTGGGAGCGGCAATGAAAGTCCCAAAAACAACCATTCACAGGCTAATTAAAGAAGGTAAAATTCGGCCTCATTCCAACGCATTGAAACCATATTTATCGGAACAAGCTAAGAAGGCAAGACTCCAGTTTTGCCTTTCAATGCTTGAGCCCAATGATGATGAAAATCAGGCAAGAAAATTCAAGAGCATGTACAACTATGTTTGCATTGATGAAAAATGGTTCTACATAACAAAAGAAGTGGAAAGTTATTATCTACTCCCGGAAGGAGAAGAACCTCACCGCACTTGCAAAAATAAAAGGTTCATCCCGAATGTCATGTTCTTGGCTGCCATAGCTCGACCTCGATTTGATGCTGACCAAAATGAGGAATTTTCTGGTTGGATTggtatttttcctttt TCTAAATGGCCACGTTCTAGTGCACATGAAACCATATTTATTCAACAAGACAATGCAAAACTACATATCCAACCATTCgatcttcaatttgttgaaaCGGCAACGAAAGATGGATTTGATATCCGTTTTTCGAATCAACCTCCAAGTAGTCTGGACATGAATGTTTTGGATCTTGGTTATTTTAGAGCAATTCAATCATTGCAACATCAAGAGGTGCCTAAGACAGTTGATGCGCTTGTCAATGCGGCGGAAAAATCTTTTGAAGAATTGTTGGCGGATAGTCTTAATCGTGTGTTTGTATCATTACAAGCGTGTATGGTTGAAGTGATGAAAGTTCACGGGGTGAGCAATTACAAGTTGCCTCACAATGAAAAAAACCAATTGATTCGAAGTGCAATGCTTCCTTCTCAACTTGAATGTGAAAGCGGGATCGTGGAGAGTGCATTGGCTCATTTACAGAGTTTAAATCAAG GTTAA
- the LOC131328019 gene encoding transcription factor bHLH18-like yields MEISHIRSLADFGMEDPGFVPMWQFNSFGEPSTASVADSFEGNLHHSFTHQMFDVKPCPETPYTGASRPVKLQKTNSWDSSITDLGSNPPANSSPNLVSFSNSSNYANQFGILTPKEDTQDSFGNQNYVLKASQGAKRISTNTRFPSNQDHVMAERKRREKLSQRFIALSAIIPGLKKVDKASVLGDAIKYLKQLQEQVKTLEEQARKQSTESVVLVRKYELYADGENSSSGENSPGGPFDEPLPELEARFCDKNVLIKIHCERTKGVVEKTVAEIEKLHLSIINSSVMAFGTSTLDITILAQMDAEFAMSMQDLVKNLRAALKLFM; encoded by the exons ATGGAAATCTCACACATCAGGAGCTTGGCAGATTTC GGAATGGAGGATCCCGGCTTCGTTCCTATGTGGCAATTCAACTCTTTTGGTGAACCAAGCACAGCATCAGTGGCAGATTCATTTGAGGGGAATTTACATCACTCTTTCACCCACCAGATGTTCGATGTTAAACCATGCCCAGAAACACCTTACACCGGTGCCAGTAGGCCCGTGAAATTACAAAAAACCAACAGTTGGGATTCGTCCATAACCGATCTTGGATCAAACCCACCAGCCAATTCTTCTCCCAACCTAGTCTCTTTTTCCAATTCATCAAATTATGCAAATCAATTTGGAATCTTAACGCCTAAAGAGGATACTCAAGATTCATTTGGCAACCAAAATTATGTATTGAAGGCTTCTCAAGGAGCTAAGAGGATTAGCACAAACACTAGATTTCCAAGCAATCAAGATCATGTCATGGctgagagaaagaggagagagaagctcAGTCAAAGGTTCATTGCTTTATCTGCCATAATCCCTGGCCTAAAAAAG GTGGACAAGGCTTCTGTGCTTGGAGATGCTATCAAGTACTTGAAACAACTCCAAGAGCAGGTGAAGACACTTGAAGAACAGGCGAGAAAGCAATCCACAGAATCAGTTGTGTTGGTGAGGAAATATGAGCTTTATGCTGATGGGGAAAACTCTTCTTCGGGTGAGAATTCCCCAGGTGGCCCCTTTGATGAGCCCCTCCCAGAGTTAGAAGCCAGGTTTTGTGACAAAAATGTGCTCATAAAGATCCATTGTGAGAGAACGAAAGGAGTTGTGGAAAAAACGGTTGCTGAAATTGAGAAGCTCCATCTATCCATCATCAATAGCAGTGTCATGGCTTTTGGAACTTCTACCTTAGATATAACCATTTTGGCTCAG ATGGATGCGGAATTCGCCATGTCAATGCAGGATCTTGTGAAGAACCTACGTGCTGCTCTTAAGCTCTTCATGTGA